The Astyanax mexicanus isolate ESR-SI-001 chromosome 14, AstMex3_surface, whole genome shotgun sequence genome window below encodes:
- the hmx2 gene encoding homeobox protein HMX2, which produces MSLSQDSGTKCTAAPLSSFTIQSILGTASEGKEQSPAGAARKRALSVSSEEECSGAEDSGDCCCSEPGLPEPCGRHQPINFSCLGPPKSLLQSQVGLERPARLPPSLLSAASAEYKEEHEDEEEEERDSAVCDERRREGGVGGADKASAAAKKKTRTVFSRSQVYQLESTFDVKRYLSSSERACLASSLQLTETQVKTWFQNRRNKWKRQLSAELEAANMAHASAQTLVGMPLVLRENGLLRVPVPRSIAFPTPLYYPGSNLPALPLYNLYNKIEY; this is translated from the exons ATGAGCCTTTCTCAGGACAGCGGGACCAAGTGCACGGCCGCCCCCCTCTCCAGCTTCACCATCCAGTCCATCTTGGGCACGGCGAGCGAAGGGAAGGAGCAGAGCCCCGCGGGAGCCGCCAGGAAGCGCGCGCTGTCCGTGTCCTCCGAAGAGGAGTGCAGCGGGGCTGAAGACTCGGGGGATTGCTGCTGCTCTGAGCCCGGGCTGCCTGAACCCTGCGGCCGCCACCAGCCCATCAACTTCTCCTGTCTGG GTCCCCCCAAATCCCTTCTCCAGTCCCAGGTCGGCTTGGAGCGTCCCGCGCGCCTGCCTCCATCCCTGCTGTCGGCCGCATCTGCGGAGTACAAGGAGGAGCacgaggacgaagaggaggaggagcgCGACAGCGCGGTGTGCGATGAGCGGCGGCGCGAAGGCGGCGTCGGCGGCGCGGACAAGGCGAGTGCCGCCGCCAAGAAAAAGACGCGCACGGTGTTCTCGCGCAGCCAAGTGTACCAGCTCGAGTCCACGTTCGACGTCAAGCGCTACCTGAGCAGCTCGGAGCGCGCGTGCCTCGCCTCGAGCCTGCAGCTTACCGAGACGCAAGTCAAGACGTGGTTCCAGAACCGCAGGAACAAGTGGAAGCGGCAGCTCTCCGCCGAACTGGAGGCGGCCAATATGGCGCACGCCTCGGCGCAGACTCTGGTGGGCATGCCGCTCGTGCTCCGCGAGAACGGGCTGCTGCGCGTGCCCGTGCCGCGCTCCATCGCCTTCCCTACGCCCTTGTACTACCCGGGGAGCAACCTGCCCGCCCTGCCCTTATACAATCTTTATAACAAGATCGAGTACTGA
- the hmx3a gene encoding homeobox protein HMX3 isoform X1, whose translation MPETTPDTRASAKDSPFSIKNLLNCDSKPAKPKPVLATVKQVGLDGGFSLSHEFGFPRFELHNQRLALPAYLERASAWWYPYTLSAATQLHRTEAEKVSARACSPASDRVSPELALKTEADAKEVEEEEDDDDAKSGDEIVLEESDTEDGKKDSSEGGAGGGGSGEDWKKSDVDGGACDKKPCRKKKTRTVFSRSQVFQLESTFDVKRYLSSSERAGLAASLHLTETQVKIWFQNRRNKWKRQLAAELEAANLSHAAAQRIVRVPILYHESAAAAAAAAAAAAAAESASVGVSAPGSAPASQPLLTFPHPAYYSHHPVVTSVPLLRPV comes from the exons ATGCCCGAGACCACGCCAGACACGCGCGCCTCGGCCAAAGACTCCCCGTTCTCTATTAAGAACCTTCTGAACTGTGACAGCAAGCCGGCCAAGCCCAAACCCGTACTGGCCACAGTCAAGCAGGTCGGGCTGGACGGCGGCTTCTCGCTCTCGCACGAGTTCGGCTTTCCGCGCTTCGAGCTGCACAACCAGAGGCTTGCGCTGCCCGCCTACCTGGAGCGCGCGTCTGCTTGGTGGTATCCGTACACGCTGAGCGCGGCCACGCAGCTCCACAGGACAGAAG CAGAGAAAGTGAGCGCGCGGGCATGCTCCCCAGCCTCAGACCGTGTCTCGCCGGAGCTCGCGCTCAAAACCGAAGCAGACGCCAAAGaagtggaggaagaggaggatgacgATGACGCCAAGAGCGGGGACGAGATCGTGCTGGAGGAAAGCGACACGGAGGACGGGAAAAAGGACTCAAGCGAAGGAGGGGCGGGAGGAGGAGGGAGTGGAGAAGACTGGAAAAAGAGTGACGTGGACGGGGGTGCGTGCGACAAGAAGCCGTGCCGCAAGAAGAAGACGCGCACGGTGTTCTCGCGCAGCCAGGTGTTCCAGCTAGAGTCCACGTTCGACGTAAAGCGCTACCTGAGCAGCTCAGAGCGCGCGGGCCTCGCCGCCTCGCTTCACCTGACCGAGACACAAGTCAAGATCTGGTTCCAGAACAGACGCAACAAGTGGAAGCGACAGCTCGCGGCCGAGCTTGAGGCGGCCAACCTCAGCCACGCGGCGGCGCAGCGCATCGTACGAGTGCCCATCCTCTACCACGAGAGCGCGGCAGCAGCGGCGGCTgctgcagcagcggcggcagcggcCGAAAGTGCAAGCGTCGGCGTGAGTGCGCCCGGGAGCGCGCCCGCCAGCCAACCACTGCTCACGTTTCCCCACCCAGCATATTACTCACATCACCCGGTGGTCACCTCCGTGCCCCTGCTCAGGCCGGTGTGA
- the hmx3a gene encoding homeobox protein HMX3 isoform X2 has product MPETTPDTRASAKDSPFSIKNLLNCDSKPAKPKPVLATVKQVGLDGGFSLSHEFGFPRFELHNQRLALPAYLERASAWWYPYTLSAATQLHRTEEKVSARACSPASDRVSPELALKTEADAKEVEEEEDDDDAKSGDEIVLEESDTEDGKKDSSEGGAGGGGSGEDWKKSDVDGGACDKKPCRKKKTRTVFSRSQVFQLESTFDVKRYLSSSERAGLAASLHLTETQVKIWFQNRRNKWKRQLAAELEAANLSHAAAQRIVRVPILYHESAAAAAAAAAAAAAAESASVGVSAPGSAPASQPLLTFPHPAYYSHHPVVTSVPLLRPV; this is encoded by the exons ATGCCCGAGACCACGCCAGACACGCGCGCCTCGGCCAAAGACTCCCCGTTCTCTATTAAGAACCTTCTGAACTGTGACAGCAAGCCGGCCAAGCCCAAACCCGTACTGGCCACAGTCAAGCAGGTCGGGCTGGACGGCGGCTTCTCGCTCTCGCACGAGTTCGGCTTTCCGCGCTTCGAGCTGCACAACCAGAGGCTTGCGCTGCCCGCCTACCTGGAGCGCGCGTCTGCTTGGTGGTATCCGTACACGCTGAGCGCGGCCACGCAGCTCCACAGGACAGAAG AGAAAGTGAGCGCGCGGGCATGCTCCCCAGCCTCAGACCGTGTCTCGCCGGAGCTCGCGCTCAAAACCGAAGCAGACGCCAAAGaagtggaggaagaggaggatgacgATGACGCCAAGAGCGGGGACGAGATCGTGCTGGAGGAAAGCGACACGGAGGACGGGAAAAAGGACTCAAGCGAAGGAGGGGCGGGAGGAGGAGGGAGTGGAGAAGACTGGAAAAAGAGTGACGTGGACGGGGGTGCGTGCGACAAGAAGCCGTGCCGCAAGAAGAAGACGCGCACGGTGTTCTCGCGCAGCCAGGTGTTCCAGCTAGAGTCCACGTTCGACGTAAAGCGCTACCTGAGCAGCTCAGAGCGCGCGGGCCTCGCCGCCTCGCTTCACCTGACCGAGACACAAGTCAAGATCTGGTTCCAGAACAGACGCAACAAGTGGAAGCGACAGCTCGCGGCCGAGCTTGAGGCGGCCAACCTCAGCCACGCGGCGGCGCAGCGCATCGTACGAGTGCCCATCCTCTACCACGAGAGCGCGGCAGCAGCGGCGGCTgctgcagcagcggcggcagcggcCGAAAGTGCAAGCGTCGGCGTGAGTGCGCCCGGGAGCGCGCCCGCCAGCCAACCACTGCTCACGTTTCCCCACCCAGCATATTACTCACATCACCCGGTGGTCACCTCCGTGCCCCTGCTCAGGCCGGTGTGA